The following proteins are co-located in the Acidobacteriota bacterium genome:
- a CDS encoding 30S ribosomal protein S12, producing the protein MPTFNQLVRSGRKKIRYKTKSPALQGSPQRRGVCTRVYTSTPKKPNSALRKVARVRLTNGIEVTTYIPGIGHNLQEHSIVLIRGGRVKDLPGVRYHVVRGTLDSVGVQDRKNSRSKYGAKRPKS; encoded by the coding sequence TTGCCGACCTTCAATCAGCTGGTAAGATCTGGCCGAAAGAAGATTCGTTACAAGACGAAGAGTCCGGCTTTGCAGGGGAGTCCTCAGCGGAGGGGAGTATGCACGAGGGTGTACACATCTACGCCCAAAAAGCCAAACTCTGCTCTGCGAAAAGTTGCGCGTGTCCGGCTGACCAACGGGATCGAGGTTACGACCTACATCCCGGGGATCGGGCACAACCTGCAGGAGCACTCCATCGTGTTGATTCGCGGTGGGCGTGTCAAGGACCTCCCCGGGGTTCGGTATCATGTGGTTCGTGGGACGCTGGATTCGGTTGGAGTTCAGGATCGCAAGAATTCCCGTTCCAAGTATGGTGCCAAGCGGCCTAAAAGCTAA
- the rpsG gene encoding 30S ribosomal protein S7, whose protein sequence is MPRRREIPKREALPDPIYGSTLISKFVNCMMIQGKKSVAEGAFYGSLDIVKERTKDDPVKVFKKAMDNVKPLLEVKSRRVGGATYQVPIEVAADRRTSLAIRWIILNARNRGEKTMREKLAAEILDASNNRGGAIKKKEDTHRMAEANKAFAHYRW, encoded by the coding sequence ATGCCGAGGCGAAGAGAAATACCGAAGAGAGAGGCGCTGCCCGATCCGATTTACGGAAGCACCCTCATCAGCAAGTTTGTCAATTGCATGATGATCCAGGGCAAGAAAAGCGTTGCCGAAGGAGCCTTCTACGGCAGTCTCGATATTGTCAAGGAAAGGACCAAGGACGATCCCGTCAAGGTCTTCAAGAAGGCGATGGACAACGTCAAGCCTCTCCTGGAAGTGAAGTCGCGCCGCGTGGGCGGGGCGACCTATCAGGTGCCGATCGAGGTCGCCGCCGACCGCAGGACCTCGCTGGCGATCCGGTGGATCATTCTGAACGCCCGGAACCGCGGCGAGAAGACCATGCGTGAAAAGCTGGCCGCCGAGATCCTGGACGCCTCGAACAACCGCGGCGGCGCCATCAAGAAAAAGGAAGACACGCACCGGATGGCGGAGGCCAACAAGGCTTTTGCCCATTATCGCTGGTAA